A single Nomascus leucogenys isolate Asia chromosome 14, Asia_NLE_v1, whole genome shotgun sequence DNA region contains:
- the LOC115838235 gene encoding uncharacterized protein LOC115838235 — protein sequence MAGKRGRAAGWAEPGRPAAASPPHRAVGGGPRRDVSAPPPAPPRARRPDPRGGATGMRGRRSRPGSRRPARSGKGRRAASAEVRPCRGKCRSETGAIAAPPRDGPASATWKRVSCRRLQSLPAQRARMRPGRGAGGPRTGLTLLRLCGGEPSDE from the exons ATGGCGGGGAAGCGGGGTCGAG CTGCGGGCTGGGCTGAGCCGGGCCGACCGGCCGCCGCCTCCCCGCCCCACCGGGCCGTTGGCGGCGGGCCGCGCCGCGACGTCAgcgccccgccccctgccccgccccgcgcccgccGCCCCGACCCGCGTGGCGGTGCGACAGGGATGCGGGGACGCCGCTCGCGCCCCGGCAGCCGCAGACCCGCCCGGAGCGGGAAGGGGCGGCGCGCGGCCTCTGCAGAAG TCCGCCCCTGCCGGGGAAAATGCCGGAGTGAAACTGGAGCGATTGCCGCCCCGCCACGTGACGGTCCCGCATCGGCGACCTGGAAGCGGGTGAGCTGCCGCCGCCTCCAATCTCTCCCGGCGCAGAGGGCCAGGATGCGGCCAGGCCGCGGCGCGGGAGGCCCGAGAACGGGGCTCACCCTCCTCAGACTCTGCGGCGGAGAGCCGagtgatgaataa